The following proteins are co-located in the Telopea speciosissima isolate NSW1024214 ecotype Mountain lineage chromosome 9, Tspe_v1, whole genome shotgun sequence genome:
- the LOC122640366 gene encoding UBP1-associated protein 2C-like, whose protein sequence is MDSATKRRKTDENGDAASGMKLKPEDARKIIETFTQEQLLNILQDAAVLHLDVLDAVRAIADCDPTQRKLFIRGLGWDTASEGLLTLFSQYGDLEEAVVILDKVTGKSKGYGFVTFKHIDGAMLALKEPSKKIDGRMTVTQLAAAGNSGSTVNQPSAADLSMRRIYVGNVPQDMPADRLLVHFSSYGEIEEGPLGFDKQTGKSRGFALFVYKTAEAAKASLVDATKNIDGYPLICKLAIEGKRASAKPVQVAVGAGGVQAPIGGPGEIVGDGLGLPPPSSMPSTFTSQYGGPPAGLSSYGGFSGAHQGPPPFGGHLHHNLNSPLQSTIGASGLSSVGSQVPSSLGATGGYGAGLSGGPYGASQYAGPTSGGDGGLGGGGSSLYRWPASSVLPSGNYPESGHYGLTSSAYPSQHHPHTGISPAPRVPPGAMYQSMPPY, encoded by the coding sequence ATGGATTCAGCAACCAAAAGGCGAAAGACCGACGAGAACGGTGACGCTGCTTCAGGTATGAAGTTAAAACCGGAGGACGCTCGTAAGATCATCGAAACCTTTACTCAAGAGCAGCTCCTCAACATCCTCCAAGACGCCGCTGTCCTTCACTTGGACGTTCTAGATGCAGTCCGTGCCATCGCCGATTGCGACCCAACGCAGCGCAAGCTCTTCATCCGCGGTCTCGGATGGGACACAGCCTCCGAAGGCCTACTCACTCTGTTCTCACAATACGGTGATCTTGAAGAAGCGGTGGTAATTCTTGACAAGGTTACAGGAAAGAGCAAAGGTTACGGCTTTGTCACTTTTAAGCACATCGACGGTGCTATGCTAGCGTTGAAGGAGCCCAGCAAGAAGATAGATGGTCGAATGACTGTCACTCAGCTCGCCGCTGCAGGGAATTCAGGTTCCACCGTAAATCAGCCCTCTGCGGCTGATCTCTCAATGCGGAGGATTTACGTTGGGAATGTTCCGCAAGATATGCCGGCGGATCGTCTCTTAGTTCACTTCTCGTCTTATGGTGAGATAGAAGAAGGGCCATTAGGGTTCGACAAGCAGACTGGGAAGTCTAGAGGGTTTGCGTTGTTTGTGTACAAAACCGCTGAGGCCGCAAAGGCTTCACTTGTGGATGCCACCAAGAACATTGATGGGTATCCATTAATTTGCAAATTGGCGATCGAAGGAAAGAGGGCTTCGGCCAAGCCCGTCCAAGTTGCAGTTGGTGCTGGAGGAGTTCAGGCCCCTATTGGTGGCCCTGGAGAAATCGTTGGAGATGGGCTTGGCTTGCCGCCTCCTTCTTCCATGCCGAGCACTTTTACTTCTCAGTATGGTGGTCCACCGGCTGGGCTTTCTTCCTATGGTGGTTTTTCCGGTGCCCACCAGGGGCCACCTCCATTTGGTGGCCACCTCCATCACAATCTGAACTCGCCTCTGCAGTCAACAATTGGTGCTTCTGGGCTGTCCTCTGTTGGGAGTCAGGTTCCATCTTCGTTGGGTGCCACAGGTGGTTATGGTGCAGGATTGAGTGGTGGTCCATATGGTGCTTCACAGTACGCTGGGCCTACTTCGGGCGGTGATGGTGGATTGGGTGGTGGCGGATCATCTTTGTATCGGTGGCCGGCGAGTTCGGTTTTGCCTTCTGGGAATTATCCAGAGAGTGGACACTATGGATTGACGTCATCCGCGTATCCAAGTCAGCATCACCCGCATACAGGGATATCGCCAGCGCCTAGGGTACCACCTGGGGCAATGTATCAGAGCATGCCTCCTTATTGA